Proteins from a genomic interval of Garra rufa chromosome 4, GarRuf1.0, whole genome shotgun sequence:
- the LOC141333067 gene encoding uncharacterized protein yields the protein MQDCQKILTAAKADFLRIRGNLLKGGEVSGAEKTLYRYYCEAVLVFRHLQGPGAVEVLTDADWVERLQHGGRVVFGISSRATARKQAPTFALSSTEEAWFQLYFREIRPENIRPDKTCNRFFMSPAGEGVCNVTKDLNRLHEMYKLPAIRSNDMRKAVEAAAAQTLPADQQQAVKEYLTLRVPAAKNATATVCVLLDSLAGFTSDDGTPGTSTENRDFSAFVSQFPV from the exons ATGCAAGACTGTCAGAAGATCCTGACCGCTGCAAAAGCAGACTTCCTCAGGATACGAGGAAACCTGCTGAAGGGCGGCGAGGTGTCCGGGGCGGAGAAGACCCTTTACCGGTATTACTGCGAGGCAGTCTTGGTTTTCCGTCACCTTCAGGGCCCTGGAGCTGTGGAAGTCTTGACT GATGCAGACTGGGTGGAGAGGTTGCAGCATGGTGGCAGGGTTGTGTTTGGCATCAGCAGCCGCGCAACAGCTAGAAAGCAGGCTCCCACGTTCGCCCTGTCCTCCACAGAGGAAGCT TGGTTTCAGCTGTACTTCAGAGAGATACGGCCAGAAAACATTCGGCCTGATAAAACCTGCAATCGGTTTTTCATGTCACCGGCCGGCGAAGGAGTGTGCAACGTCACAAAGGATCTCAACCGCCTCCATGAAAT GTATAAGCTGCCCGCCATCAGGAGCAATGACATGCGGAAGGCAGTGGAGGCGGCTGCTGCTCAAACACTGCCAGCAGACCAACAGCAGGCAGTGAAAGAGTACCTAACCCTCAGGGTGCCGGCGGCAAAGAATGCAACAGCCACAGTTTGTGTGCTGCTGGACTCCTTGGCGGG CTTTACATCAGACGATGGCACTCCCGGAACCAGCACCGAGAACAGAGACTTCTCTGCATTTGTCTCGCAATTTCCTGTGTAA